The DNA region GATGAAAACTATTAACTCTTACAGATTCTTTTCCCCAAATTCGAAAAAGGTTACTATCTTTCTTGACCTTTATGGAATGTGTATCTTCATTCAGTTGCCGTCCCTTCTGAAAATGCTGAATCGGTTCCTTTACCTGGCTTTGAATATCCTGATAAAGGGTACCTCCTAAGGCTACATTAAGTACTTGCGTCCCTCTACACACTGTCAGTATGGGAAGTTTGTTTTTTACTGCGTCGTTGGCTAAAGCTATTTCCACCTCATCCCTCTGGGGAATCGTATCCCCCAGACGAATATGCGGCTCCTGTCCATAAAATTTAGGATGTACATCTTCACCACCTGTAAGAATAAGTCCATCACATAACTTCAATGCTTCAAGTGCTAGATTTCGATCATGACTGGGGATAATGATGGGTAATCCTCCATTGGCAGAAACGGAGGCAGTAAAATCCTGATGGACATAAGAACCTTCTGTATAGTAGTTATGATGGACATAACCTGCAGCTATTCCGATTACAGGTTTTCGATTCAACTTGCCTACCTCCTAGTAATCTTATAAATTAGGGTTCTTCCACAATCCCTAATAACTTAAGGCAACATATTTTAATTCAAGGTACTCCGTTAACCCGTGATGCCCGCCTTCTTTTCCAATCCCACTTTCTTTCACCCCTCCAAATGGAGATTGCACATATGCAAGTGAAGTACCGTTGACCCCAATACCCCCAGCTTCCAACCCATCGATTAAACGATAGATTCTAGAGATATCTTGGGAAAAGAAATAGGCCGCTAATCCATAGGATGTATCATTACTTTTGGCTACTACTTCAAGCTCATTCTCAAACGTTAAAATCGGAGCAACAGGACCAAATATTTCTTCCTTAATAATAGACATTTCTTCTGTTAAGTTTGTTAAGACCGTTGGAGCATAAAAATTCCCTTCAGAAAAGTCACCCTCTGTTAATCGGCGCCCGCCCGCTAAAACCTTTGCTCCACTTGCATGGGCATCTTCTACAAGACGCTCTACTTTATCAAGATAACTTTTGGCCACAAGCGGACCAATTTGAACGTCAGGATCGAAACCATTCCCTACTTTTAACTGGTTAACTTTTTCCGTAAATTTCTCAGAAAACTCAGCCTCGATACTCTCATGTACATAAATCCGATTGATTCCGTTACAAACCTGGCCCGAGTTTTCAAACTTATTGTTGAAGATTGCTTCCACCGCTTTATCCACATCCGCATCAGGAAAAACAATGGCCGGACAGTTCCCACCCAACTCTAGTGATAATCGCTTCATCGTGCTGGCTGCCTCCTGCATAATTTGTTTCCCGACAGCAGTTGAGCCTGTAAAGGAAATTTTTCGTACCCTAGCATCTTCGATAAGAACTTTCCCGACTACATCTTCATCGCCAATAACAAGGTTTGCCACCCCAGCAGGTATGCCCGTTTCCATTAAATATTGAATAAGGGCCACCGACGTTCTCGGCGTTTCCGGTGCAGGTTTTAAAACAAACGTGCAGCCAGCAGCTAAAGCGGCAGCTGTTTTTCTAATCACAGTACCAGCTGGCATATTTGTAGGTGTGATCAGTCCGACAACCCCTACAGGCTGTTTCATAACCATTAGCTTTTGGTCTATGTTAGATGCGGGAAGGATTTCGCCATAGGCTCTTTTTCCTTCCTCTGCATACCAGCGAATAATCAGAGCCGAACCGAATATTTCTCCCAAAGCTTCGTTGATTGGTTTTCCTTGCTCCTCCACAATGATTTCAGCCAACTTTTTCTGATGCAATAGTAAGGAATCAGCCCATTGCATTAAGTAGGCAGCACGACTCTCTGCAGGCAGTTTTGCCCAGCCTTTAAATGCTGACTCAGCAGACTGTAACGCCCAAAGAGTCTGTTCTTTAGTAGCACGGGGAACGATTCCAATCACCTTGCCAGTGGCTGGATTGATTACGTCCATCGTCTCATTGCCTTCAACCTTTTCACCATTGATCCACATATAATTTAATCTATTAAGCTTAGTCGCTTCCATTCTCTTTTCCCTCACTTCTTTGCTAAATGAACTCAAAATACTTCCTTCTCTCCCAATCGGTTACCTCGGTGAAGTATTGCTTAACTTCTAGCCTTGCTGCCGTCAAATAATGTTCTACTACCTCATCACCAAGGATGGAACGGACAATTGGACTTTTGTCGAACGCTTCAATGGCATCGAGTAAATTGGTAGGAAGCTTTGGTAAATTTAAACCCGATAAGTCGCCTTTTACAGGAGCAGGAGGCTCTATTTCATTTTCAATCCCGTATAGGCCAGAGGCCAGACAGGCGGATAACACTAAAAAGTAGTTGATATCTGCTCCAGAAATCCTATTTTCAATCCGGCAGGCATTTTTCCTTCCAACCGTCCTAAACGAAGCGGCACGATTATCGATTCCCCAGCTTACTGTATCGGGTGCCCCCGCCGAAGTATCAGCCAACCTTTTATAGGAATTAATATAGGGAGCATAAAATAACATGAAATCCTTTGATAAAGCCAACATTCCTCCCAAAAAGTGGCGGCCAATTTTGGATAATTGGTGCTCTCCATCTGGGTCCCAAAATAAATTCGTACGTCCTTCCAAATCCCATAAGCTAATATGTGTATGTCCGCCGCTTCCCGCTGAAGTTGTAGACACTTTTGCCATGAAAGTTGCCATGATATCATTAAGGATAGCCATTTCTTTAATACCAGATTTATAAACAGCGGTTCGGTCTGCCATTTCTAAAATCTCACTGTGCTGGATGTTTAATTCTACTTGGCCTAACCCCCACTCCCCTTTAAGGCTGTCAACAGGTATATTGGCTAACTCTAAATTTCGAGTTAATTGTTTTAAAAACCAATCATCCACATTCAAACGGTAGATGGAATAATCGACTGGATACGGAAAAAGCGGTTTTGGGTCATGAAAGTTTTTCTCTTGGATGGATTCTGGTGTTTCCTTATATAAATGAAATTCCAATTCTGAAGCTGCCTGAGCTGAAAAACCCATTTCTTTAGCTATCTTAATCTGTTTTTTCAAGATACTTCGGGGGGCAACTTCTACTGGCTTTCCTTCATCATCATAAGCATCACACATAACAAATGCTGTTTTTTCCACCCATGGATACAAACGTAAAGTATTTAAATCCGGAACGGTCTTAATATCGTGATAGCCAGTATTGATATTGCAATATTCGAACTCTCCTAAAGTCAAGCTGATGTCCCATGCAAAATTCAGTGCACAGGTGTGAATACCTCCTTTTAGATCTGAGATAAAATGGTAGGCAGGCACTTTCTTACCATATAAACGCCCCTGCATATCAACCCCGGCAAGAATCACCGTATCCACTTCACCTTTTTCAACAGCCAATAAGAAACTCTCCCAGTTAAAAATAGGTGGATTATTATGATTATAATTTTTAATCGTTTGGAAATTTGTTTGCTTCGTAACCATATAAGCTCCTCCTTTAATATTTAGGTATCTATTGAATCGTCCATCCACCATCGACAAAAATGGTCGTACCTGTTATATAACTTGATTCATCCTGCGCTAGGAACAAAGCGGCATTGGCAATATCCTCTGGTTGGGCAACCCTTTTTAACGGAACACGTTCCATGATCCATTCAACAGCCTCTGGATTTTCTAAAGCCCTTTTTGTAAACGGAGTTTCTACAATACCAGGTGCAATTGCATTTACATTGATACGATACTTTGCTAAATCAAGTGCAATCGCTTTATTTAATAAATTAAGACCACCCTTTGAAGAATTATAATGAGGCTGCGGACTTCCGCTGCTTGAGACAACATAATGGGCTTCAACAGACGTTAAATTGACGATTCTTCCTTTAATTCCAAGTTTGATCATCCCTTTTGCTGCAGCTTGCGAACATAAAAATGGGCCTTTTAAATTTACATCGTGAACTTTATCCCATTCTGCTTCTTCTAATTCTAAAAATGGGGTAAAACCTACAATTCCAGCATTATTCACGAGAATATCGAGTCTGCCGAACTCATTTATTGTTTGTGCCACCATGTTCTCAACATCACTCTTCTTTGCAACATCGACTTTTACAAACAGGGTCTTGCTGCCCTCAGGGCTTAAAGCAATCGTTTCGTTTGCCCCTTGTTCATTAATGTCAGCAATAACAACAGCAGCACCCTCCGCTAAATATTTAAGGGCGATGGCTTGCCCGTTTCCTGAACCTCCACCTGTTACAATCGCAACTTTTCCTGCTAATCTCATAGTTATACATCCCTTCTAACTTTTTTTGGAATAACTCATTACATAGTCTATAAGAATACTTTTAAAATCTAGTAAAGAATTAATAAAAACATATTCCCCTTTTCCATGGTGATTAGCACCTCTGGGTCCAAATTCCACTGCCGGAATGCCACGGGTCGCATAAAACCTCGTATCAGCAGACCCATCTTGGCCAAAAATCCTTACATCGCTGCCTAAAACATTTTCTGCAGTATCCTTAAGGCGGATCACAAATTCATTTAAAGGATTTGTCTTTACTGGATCCCCTCTCGAGATAATTTTCAACTCTGCATCCGTTATACCTCTGATTTGGTCGAGAATATCCTCTGGATTTTGATCCGGTAAATAACGAATATCTAAAATGAGGCTGCAGCGATCTGGCACCCGGTTTATGGCTCCTCCTCCATGAATGCGCGCAAGATTTATAGAGGGTCTATCAAAAAACTGACTTTTTTCCTTAAACAAATCAAGCCTTTCAATTTCTTTATAGGCATGAAATGCTTTTAAAATAGCATTCTCCCCTAACCAGGGTCTGCTTCCATGAGAGGCGGTACCTAGAAATTCCAGACTAATTTGAAGGATTCCTTTTGCTTGGACAGCAATATCTAAATTTGTAGTCTCTCCGCAAATAACCATGTCGCCTAAGATTCCATTTTCAACAAGATAACCAGTACCTTTTTCTCCCCCTGTCTCTTCATCAGGGACTAATGAAAGGATCACTCTTGCAGGAAGTGTCTTTTTTGATAATTCTACAAATGCATGCATCATAACCGAAACCGCGCCGAGCATATCGAAACTGCCTCTCCCGTAAATTTTTCCATCATCTACAAATGGAAAAAATTGATCTGCTTCTGCAGGTACAACATCAAGATGTCCATTAAATATAATAATGGGCCCCTTTTCTCCAATTTCAGCAATAAGACTTTTATATCCGTCATTATTAATGAAAGTTGTTTCAATTCCCCTTTGTCTTAACCATTCACTACAATAATCAACCGCTAAATTAATATTTTCTTTCGTAGTAGTTTCAAACTGAATGAGCCTAGTAGTGAGTGAAATAATGGAGTTTACCTCTATTTCATATTCATCCGTTTTCAAATGAGATGACCATGATTCCTGCATTTACAAACATTCCCCCTTCCATTTGGACATTTTGTCCTTTTTAAAATTCAATCCTAAAAACGTAGGATTTATATTATCTATTTAAATGCAATTTCCGTGCCAAAATAGCTGTTTGTTTCTTCTTTCATCTTACAGACTCTTATTAAAGCTTAGTTATAACCAATAACTAATTTAAACCTTCAGAATTAATTGAATATTCGTGTTTATATTCTAGAATAAAAGCAGGTAAATAGTTATAATTAAAATAGGACAAATGGGATAAATATCACTTTCAACTATTTATCCCATTATCAAAAGTTCATTTGCTGGTCAGTTCCATGTGGGAGTGTGAAGAAGGAATGAAAAAAATCAGTATGGCGATTGTTGCCGGTGCAGAGAAAACGTGTGAATCTATTAAAGAACAGCTGCAGACTCTATTTGGGGACTATATCAATTTTGTTGCTTTTCCTATAGATAAACTATCGGAAAATGAAACAGAATTTCCTCTTGTTCTCGTAAGCAACCAAAAGTTCATTCAGAAAGTAGTTTCTGTCTTTAAATCAAGTGCTGAATTTTTAATCATCCATCGGACGATATCTAAAGCAGGTTGGGATCAAGTAGTAAATATCCCACATAGAAAAAAGATGCTAGTCGTCAATGACTGTTTCGAATCTACGCAAGAAACCATTGCTATCCTGCAAGAATTGGGTGCTAGGCATATACAAATGGTTCCTTACTATCCAGGCGTACTGATAAATGAGGAAATTAATTCTGCACTTTGTCCAAGCGAACTAGAACTTGTTCCTTCCAATATTTCAGATATTGTAGATATCGGACAAAGAGTATTGGATACAAGTACTTTAGTAGATTTATTACTGAAAGCAGACCTGCTTAACAGTGAAACCCAAGCGATTATTCTTAATTATTCCAATACCATCATCCCGCGGAGTCAAGGCTTTGAAAATACTATGAATGAGTTAATCAACACACAAACTTTATTACAAAGAGTGTTAAATCTAGTGGAGGGCGGCGTTATTGCGTTTGATAATCAATATAAAATTACTTATTTAAATGTAACCGCAGAGAGACTGTTCAATGGACAAACCATAAATCAGTTAGGCGAGAATGTCGGGGATTTATTGGAACGGGAAGGTTTAAAAATCAACTTAAGGAGCAATATAAACAATCAGATTGTTAAAATAAAACGGCAAAATTATATTCTAAATAAAATGAATCTCCATGAACATCAAACCAAAACTGGAGGGGTTATCACCTTTCAAAACGCAAAAATAGTAGAGGAGTTAGACAGCAATCTTCGTGTTCATTTAAAAGAAACTGGCTATGAAGCGAAATATCATTTTGACGACATTATTACCTCCTCACCGAAAGTAAAAAAACTGATTACCCATGCAAAAAGAATGTCCAAGTCGGACCTAATTGTTTTAATTCAAGGGGAAACGGGAACGGGTAAGGAATTGTTCGCACATGCTATTCACAACTATTCCAATCGTACTACGTTTCCATTTGTAGCGGTTAATTTTAGTTCATTGTCTGATAACCTACTAGAAAGTGAACTATTTGGATATGAAGAAGGAGCTTTTACGGGAGCAAAAAAAGGCGGAAAGCCAGGATTATTTGAACAAGCGCATAAAGGGACCATATTTTTAGACGAAATTGGTGACATTACCCCTAATTTACAAACACGCCTATTACGGGTGCTTCAACAAAAAGAAATCATAAAGGTTGGAGGAACAAAAATCATTCCTGTTGATGTTAGAATAGTCGTGGCAACGAACCGTGATCTTTTGCAGCTAGTTTCAAAAGGCCAATTTCGTGAAGACCTCTATTATAGGCTAAAGGTATTGCAGGTAGATATTCCCCCGCTTAGAGAACGAAAAACAGATATTCCTACCATTATTAATCACTTTTCAAGACAAAAAGGTTTAGGAGGATATTTTTCCAAAAGAGCATTAAATGCACTTTCAGATTACCATTGGCCAGGTAATGTTAGAGAGTTGGAAAATACAATTGATTATTTATGCGCAATGAGTGAAGGAGAAATTAGAATTGAAGATTTGCCCATAGATTATCCATCCTCCTCCCTATCAAAACAAAGCAGTGATGAAAATAATCAAAACAACAAACATAAACAGATGCTGCCATCCGATCAATTAGATCAAACTCTTATCCCTCAAGAATACTTGGATATAGATAGAAAAACCTTTATTTTAAATCTAATCTATACAGCCAGGCTAAACGGCCAAAATGCAGGAAGAAGAAGTTTAATTGGTCTGTCAAGATGTAAAGGAGTTCTCTTTACTGAAAATGAAATTAGGGATGTCGTTAATGAACTAAAGAGTGAGGGCCTGCTCGAAGTTTCTATTGGACGATCTGGCTGCAAAGTAACACAAAAAGGATATAGGCATATCAATAAGTAGTTCACTTACCTTGCTATCATATTATGTTAAAATATAGACAGTCATTTGAACGTTTTGGAGGGGGACCTATTATCGGGGTTATTGTATTGAAAAAGTATTTAGTTGGTTTATTTGCTTTATTTTTAGTTTTTAGTTTAGTTGCTTGTTCATCTGAAAGTTCAAAAACCTCAAAAGCAGAGGATAAGAATGAGGAAAAGAGTTCTGAGGCCAAAACAAAGGCAGAAGCAGAAGCCAAAGCAGCTGCAGCTTCAAGTGGAGGATCAGAGCTCTTTGCAATTGTACTAAACTAAGAAAGAAATATCCAAATGGTGTAGCTTCTGATCATCCAGCCTATCAATCTAAAATGGATAGAGATAACGATAATTTCGCTTGTGAAAGATAGTGTATTATCACTTAGTAGACCTTTCTAAGGTATTGAATTATGAATGACTTCGGGGAGTGACAGGCACCAGTATCAACCCTCAGTTGTAAACTTATAGCCAATTCCTCTTAACGTTACGATAAAGGAATAATCTGTATACTTTGCAATTTTTTCTCTCAGATTTTTGATATGAACGTCTACGGTCCGTTCGTTTATTACCTTTTCATTCTTTTGATAAATGGTATTGATGATTTGTTCCCTTGAAAGAAGTTGATCTGGGTGGGTCATAAATAGATAGAGTAATCTGTACTCGAAATAAGTTAAATCAAGTACTTCATCTTGGAATTTAACAATTCCTTTTAATGGTTTAATCGTCAACCCTTTATAGCTTAGTTTACTGCATCGATTGGCAGTTCTTCGTAAGACCGTTTCAATTCTAACCGACAATTCTTCTAGATTATATGGTTTACCGATGTAGTCATCGGCCCCTCGTTTCAGCCCATCGATTCGATCCTGTTCCGAATTATTTGAAGATACAATGATAATTGGTACGTTACTTTCTAATTCGTAACGCATCCAGAAGCAGACCTCGAGTCCATCCATATCAGGAAGAGCTGTTTCTAAAAGTACAAAACAAGGATCGTGTCTTAAGTACATTTCACGAGCTGTTTGTCCATCAGCGGCCTCTAATATTTCGAATCCCTGCCTAGTCAGATGAAATCTTAACACAGCTCTATTTTCACTATTGCTATCTATAATAATAATAGTTTTCCCTCTCAATTTTTTATCTTCCAACTTCTTCAGCCCCTTGCCTCCATTATAGTGATAAAAAGAGTTTCACAAAAGGTTGTATTTTATAAATAGAAAAACGACCCGCTGTTAACGGGCCATTACCTTTTATTAACTTTCCGTATCCTTTTTCCCTGCAAGTGTTTCATAGGCTGCATCATCCGGGGCATCACCTTTGGGCCAGTCATTAATTTTATCAGGAAAATCAGGTCTAGCCATAGAGTTAATATATGCTGCGATGTTCATCGCTTCTTCATCTGTAAAGGAACCTGCTTCATAACCACCCATCGGTACTTTAGGCATATATTTTTTGATAAAGCCTCCTGCCGTTCTTACACGAGACATACCTGCTCCAAGATTGTAGGATTGTTCTCCCCAAAGCGGAAGTCCTGAGGCACCACCATCCCCACCTTCTCCATGGCAGGTAATGCAAGCTTTATTGTACAGCTCTTGGCCTGCATCCACATTTAACTTAGTTAGATCACCTTCAGCCTTTGGCATTTTTGCCCATGGCCTTTCCTTTGTACCCTCAGGAACATTAGTAGAGATATAATTATAGTAGGCAACCATTGCTTTCAATTCCTTGCTATCTACCGGAAGGGGTTTTCCATTCATACTTCTTTTAAAACAGCCGTTAATACGGTCTTCGATTGTAACCACCTTCCCCGCACGTGGATTGTATTGCGGATAGGTTTTTGAAATACCTACTAGGTCAAGAGAGGAACCTACTCCACCGTCCGCATGACAACTGGCACAACTTAGTTTGTTTCCTACATACCCATCCAAAACAGTGCTTGTTTCATTATGTTCTTTATACCCTAATTTAATTAATTCCCCTTCTTCCCCTTCAGGGACATCTTCCATACTTGGAGGTAAATAAGGGTGTTCTGGTTTGGCTTCTGTTTGTTCTCCAGGCATTGATGATGGTGCTGATGCTGCAGAACTTACCTCAGGCTGCCCCTTTGAATCTAGTACAAATAAGAAAAATACAGTAAATCCAAGCACGATCGTGCCAACAATAGCAACAACGGAAGAAACAAGTAATTTATTCATGTTTAAGCTCATCTCCATATCAGGCGGATTTCTCTTAAGAGAGGATTTTTCCGAATTGTTTTTACAAGTTCATTATCCAAAACCATTGTTAAGATTCAGTTAAGTAAAGTTGAGCGTTTCGTGAACATGGGGTAAATGAGAGGATAGTTCACTAAATGTACAAAAGTAAGCTAATCCTTCTCAAAAAGGCCTCTAATAAGGAAATCTCTCTTATGTAAGAGGTCAAGTAATCTCTATGTCTTTCTTCGTTTTCCCGAAAGTGAATGAATCTTAATTGATGAAAACTGTTTTATCTTATTTATTAAAAACTGTTGATTTCTACTTGACGGTTACATGGCACCATCCCCACACATTCCATTGAAGATTCAGTTATCTACTACTCTACAAATCTCGACATATATCGGGGAGTGACAGGCACAGGAAGAAAAAAATTTTCCACAACCCTGTCCTTTTCCGCTTCTTTTCTATATATAACAGGTGAGAATAACTTTTGGGAGATGGTTGGATGTCTGGATGGGTGAAGTTGACGAAGCAGTTTACAAATGATGAGTTATGGAACAATGTGACGGCTTTCCGGCTTTATGTGTGGATCTTACTAAAGGCTGCTTACGAGGATGGAATTGTTTTGAATGGGATGAGGTTAAAAAAGGGACAGTATGTAAGAGCGTATTCCCAGTTAAGTGAAGATTTGATGTACATAGAAGGTAGAGCGAAAAAGGTGCTTGCAAAAAGTACTGTGAAGCGCGCAGTCGACAAGCTTGTGAAAAAAGGACTGCTCCTCGCGGAAGAAACACCGTTAGGAACTCTGTTTACCGTCGTAAATTCCGATGACTTTAAATGTTTGGATGGAATAGATGGTTTTTTTTGCTCTCCGTTTCGCGAAACAGTAGTGGAACACTCGCAAAACAATAACAAAACAAACCGAGAACAATATAGAAGAAATCAAGAAGGTAAGAATGGAAAAAATAATGATAAGGCCCATCTCGCAAGCATCAAGGAACAATCACATTATCTCCAAGAAAGTAAAACCAATAATCAAAAACACCTGATCCCTTCAATCGATAACCCAGAGGAAAAGAAAAAACGGATTACCAGCCACTATATCAATTTACGAAACAATGGATTTATTTTAAGCCCAAAAGATGAATGTGCCATCGAACGAATCTGTGAACTTCCTTTAAAAACCGAGCGGCTAGAATCTTTGTTAGAGGGAGTTTTCAGTGATTATCTCAGGAAGAATCCGAATGGGAAAATTAGCAGCGCCTTGTATTGTGAAAAGGTCCTAATGACCATACTAGAGGCAGAGAAAAACGGTAAACAATTCAAAAAATCAAAGAAGGAATCGATGTCTGAACGGGTGGAACGTCTGATTGAGGAAGGAAAAATTGTGTTATCGGAGGAATCACAATGACCAAGGATGAGGTAATGAAACTTTTAGTACTGATTGAATCGGTTTATTCCCACTGCACCTTTAAGGATGAAACAGTTCAGCAATGGTTTCAATTTTGTTCTGAAATGGATTATGAAAAGGTATTAGCGAGACTAAAAAGCCATATTAGAAAAAGTCCCTTTCCTCCTGTTATTGGGGAGATTGCGGTATTCGAATTTGAAGAAAATCATTTTCCAGCCACGTTACAGGAATGGATGAAGAAAGGACGGGAGAGAATTGAATGCGATCACAAATCAAACCAACGAATTTCCATACCAAACTGGCTATCCGAATATTCAACAAGAAAATCTGTTTGAGGCGGAAGGTATCCTTCTAGGCGCGGTCTTTCTGGCTCCTGAACTGATTCATGAAATCAGATTAGAACCATGCCATTTTTCGCAGAAACGGAATCAGCTTCTGTTTCAGACGTTCCGGGAACTGCAAATGGAGAACAAGCCGATCGATTTAGTCCTTGTGGTTGAAAAATTAGGAAGCATGGACATGGTCAGTGTTAGTTATATGACGGAAATTGCAGGTTGCTGTCCAACCACAGCCAATTATGAACACTATCAAACCATTATTCTGAATGAATACAAACTTAGAATGTTTAAAGGGTCCGCAACTCATTTCCTTAAAGAGAAAACCTTCGAAGCAGCCGAGGATTTTTATAAAACTTATATCGATATGCAGGATGTCGGGAAGGTAAATGGCAAATCAAAGCGAGATGTCCTTTACGAAGTGTATGAAGAGATGGTCGAGGATCATGGAGAACTTTCAGGAGTGGATACTGGGTTTTCCTTGCTCAATAGCATGCTAAATGGCCTGCAGAATGGTGATTTGATTATCATCGCGGCACGGCCATCGGTTGGGAAAACCGCCCTGGCTCTTAATCTAGCAAAAAACTGCTGCACATTAGGCGGAGCTGTTGATTTCTTTTCGCTAGAAATGCCCGCAAAACAGTTAATCAAGCGGACGCTAAGCGATCTTTCCTATGTGGACGGTTCCAAATGGAAAAATTCCTATCGCTATTTCAGCGAAGTTGACTACGAACGGGCGGTACATGCATTAGAAACGTTAGACCAATGGAATTTTCATATACACGATGAGCCCCGGCAAACAGTTGCCGACATTCGCGCAGCCATCCAGAAGACGAAACGGGAGCATCCCGTTGGCAAACATTTGGTAGTCATTGATTATTTACAACTGATAACCCACACGAAGCGTTTTGAGCGTCAGGATTTGGCGGTGGGTCATATCACAAGAGAGCTAAAGCAGATTGCCAGACTTTATGAGGTACCGATTGTCCTGTTGTCCCAGCTGTCCCGAGGTGTGGAGCAGCGGGCGGACAAGCGTCCGGTAATGTCAGATTTGCGGGATTCCGGTAGTATTGAACAGGATGCCGATGTGATTATGCTATTAAGCCGGGGTGAATGGGAACAGGAAAGACCGGATAAGAGTGAGCAAATAAACCTGAACATCGCAAAGCATCGGAATGGTCCCGTCGGAGTGATTAAACTGGCGTTTGAGAAGAACTTTAGTCGATTTCGGAATGATTAATTGGGATGGTCATAGGTGACCAATGGGCCAGCTCTCATGGATGATTTGGTATAAAGCATAAAGGTTACAAT from Neobacillus sp. FSL H8-0543 includes:
- a CDS encoding response regulator transcription factor, which translates into the protein MEDKKLRGKTIIIIDSNSENRAVLRFHLTRQGFEILEAADGQTAREMYLRHDPCFVLLETALPDMDGLEVCFWMRYELESNVPIIIVSSNNSEQDRIDGLKRGADDYIGKPYNLEELSVRIETVLRRTANRCSKLSYKGLTIKPLKGIVKFQDEVLDLTYFEYRLLYLFMTHPDQLLSREQIINTIYQKNEKVINERTVDVHIKNLREKIAKYTDYSFIVTLRGIGYKFTTEG
- a CDS encoding c-type cytochrome, which produces MNKLLVSSVVAIVGTIVLGFTVFFLFVLDSKGQPEVSSAASAPSSMPGEQTEAKPEHPYLPPSMEDVPEGEEGELIKLGYKEHNETSTVLDGYVGNKLSCASCHADGGVGSSLDLVGISKTYPQYNPRAGKVVTIEDRINGCFKRSMNGKPLPVDSKELKAMVAYYNYISTNVPEGTKERPWAKMPKAEGDLTKLNVDAGQELYNKACITCHGEGGDGGASGLPLWGEQSYNLGAGMSRVRTAGGFIKKYMPKVPMGGYEAGSFTDEEAMNIAAYINSMARPDFPDKINDWPKGDAPDDAAYETLAGKKDTES
- a CDS encoding replicative helicase loader/inhibitor, with translation MTKDEVMKLLVLIESVYSHCTFKDETVQQWFQFCSEMDYEKVLARLKSHIRKSPFPPVIGEIAVFEFEENHFPATLQEWMKKGRERIECDHKSNQRISIPNWLSEYSTRKSV
- a CDS encoding replicative DNA helicase, giving the protein MHEIRLEPCHFSQKRNQLLFQTFRELQMENKPIDLVLVVEKLGSMDMVSVSYMTEIAGCCPTTANYEHYQTIILNEYKLRMFKGSATHFLKEKTFEAAEDFYKTYIDMQDVGKVNGKSKRDVLYEVYEEMVEDHGELSGVDTGFSLLNSMLNGLQNGDLIIIAARPSVGKTALALNLAKNCCTLGGAVDFFSLEMPAKQLIKRTLSDLSYVDGSKWKNSYRYFSEVDYERAVHALETLDQWNFHIHDEPRQTVADIRAAIQKTKREHPVGKHLVVIDYLQLITHTKRFERQDLAVGHITRELKQIARLYEVPIVLLSQLSRGVEQRADKRPVMSDLRDSGSIEQDADVIMLLSRGEWEQERPDKSEQINLNIAKHRNGPVGVIKLAFEKNFSRFRND